The following are from one region of the Sandaracinus amylolyticus genome:
- a CDS encoding ABC transporter substrate-binding protein — translation MASTPRAKKRRDTEGVLGIASLAVLAAIVATIALFLPPMPTHPAFAGAGHEEPQRGGTFVAFHESDVAGFDPLVEWNAISNVGLKLLFEGLVEHDSDLNIVPRLARELPTVSDDGLVYTFRLRDDVRFHHGRALVGDDVRWSLEHMLHPDTASPGATFFSLIDGFDAYRARSAEHVSGIRVIDEHTIEIRLSRPDQAFLHSMAMTFAFPVPRENYERWGTEVGQHPVGTGAFELEEWEAGVRVSFRRNDDFYREGEPYLDRLVLELNLGRGPAFMRFLAGDVDHIHRFTPTDYLWFRRQSAWQPHAVTHAQVDIWGIEMNTELEPFTNRHVRRAVGFAMDRDRWNRQRAGRLRTIGQPIPETLRAHDPNLPGAQVHDVARAREEMALAGHPVRCTPRGVGVEGEDCVAEGLDEELDLWIGEGPTGQAYGVLAQQDLATIGIRARLRPVSFPVYLEQTGRPRTATMLFGGWSMDFPDPASMLEPLYHSRSASETSSSNRAFYRNPELDRVLDDARVERDPERRIALYREASRILVDDSPWAWLFSNTKYEAWQPYVRNFRPNPVWDEMYRDVWLDLPRRRVARALDRAGARSFAALAPLGGRRGGGAR, via the coding sequence ATGGCCTCGACGCCTCGCGCCAAGAAGCGCCGGGACACCGAGGGTGTGCTCGGCATTGCGAGCCTCGCTGTGCTCGCGGCGATCGTCGCCACCATCGCGCTCTTCCTGCCGCCCATGCCGACGCATCCCGCGTTCGCCGGTGCCGGCCACGAGGAGCCGCAGCGCGGCGGCACCTTCGTCGCGTTCCACGAGTCCGACGTCGCCGGGTTCGATCCGCTCGTCGAGTGGAACGCGATCTCGAACGTCGGGCTCAAGCTCTTGTTCGAGGGGCTCGTCGAGCACGACTCCGACCTAAACATCGTGCCGCGCCTCGCGCGCGAGCTCCCGACCGTCAGCGACGACGGGCTCGTCTACACGTTCCGGCTGCGCGACGACGTGCGCTTCCACCACGGGCGCGCGCTCGTCGGCGACGACGTGCGGTGGTCGCTCGAGCACATGCTGCACCCCGACACCGCATCGCCGGGCGCGACGTTCTTCTCGTTGATCGACGGGTTCGATGCCTACCGGGCGCGCAGCGCCGAGCACGTGAGCGGCATCCGGGTGATCGACGAGCACACGATCGAGATCCGTCTGTCGCGCCCCGATCAGGCGTTCCTGCACTCGATGGCGATGACGTTCGCGTTCCCGGTGCCGCGCGAGAACTACGAGCGCTGGGGCACGGAGGTCGGGCAGCACCCGGTCGGCACCGGCGCGTTCGAGCTCGAAGAGTGGGAAGCGGGCGTGCGCGTCTCGTTCCGGCGCAACGACGACTTCTATCGCGAGGGCGAGCCCTACCTCGATCGCCTGGTGCTCGAGCTGAACCTCGGGCGCGGCCCCGCGTTCATGCGCTTCCTCGCGGGCGACGTGGATCACATCCATCGCTTCACGCCGACCGACTACCTCTGGTTCCGACGCCAGAGCGCGTGGCAGCCCCACGCGGTCACGCACGCCCAGGTCGACATCTGGGGCATCGAGATGAACACCGAGCTCGAGCCCTTCACGAACCGTCACGTGCGTCGCGCGGTCGGGTTCGCGATGGATCGCGATCGCTGGAACCGTCAGCGCGCGGGACGACTGCGCACCATCGGTCAGCCGATCCCCGAGACGCTGCGCGCCCACGATCCGAACCTGCCGGGCGCGCAGGTGCACGACGTGGCGCGCGCTCGCGAAGAGATGGCGCTCGCCGGGCATCCGGTGCGCTGCACGCCGCGCGGCGTAGGCGTCGAGGGCGAGGACTGCGTCGCCGAGGGGCTCGACGAGGAGCTCGATCTCTGGATCGGCGAAGGCCCGACCGGTCAGGCGTACGGGGTGCTCGCGCAGCAGGATCTCGCGACCATCGGCATCCGCGCGCGGCTGCGTCCGGTGTCGTTCCCGGTCTACCTCGAGCAGACCGGAAGACCGCGCACCGCGACGATGCTCTTCGGCGGTTGGTCGATGGACTTCCCCGATCCCGCGAGCATGCTCGAGCCGCTCTACCACTCGCGCTCGGCGAGCGAGACCAGCTCGAGCAATCGCGCGTTCTATCGCAACCCCGAGCTCGATCGTGTGCTCGACGACGCGCGTGTGGAGCGCGATCCCGAGCGGCGCATCGCGCTCTATCGCGAGGCCTCGCGCATCCTCGTCGACGACTCGCCGTGGGCGTGGCTGTTCTCGAACACGAAGTACGAGGCCTGGCAGCCCTACGTGCGCAACTTCCGCCCGAACCCGGTGTGGGACGAGATGTATCGCGACGTGTGGCTGGATTTGCCGCGACGTCGCGTGGCGCGCGCGCTCGATCGTGCGGGCGCTCGGTCGTTCGCGGCGCTCGCGCCTCTCGGTGGGCGACGAGGCGGGGGCGCACGATGA
- a CDS encoding ABC transporter permease: MTSLLARRLLRGVLVVWAAVSLVFLLAHGAGDPAVSMLGARATPERVREFNAAHGLDAPLHEQYARFWGGVLTGDLGTSWRDEQPVARVLGTRLPRTMLLGGIALALEVMIGLGIGTLAALRRNGPLDTLVMAIAFLGISAPTFLTGLVFLQIFAFRLGWFPVGGYGVDALDHVRHAMLPALTLAIVGAATYARIMRSEMIETLRQDYVRTARAKGLSPIHVVRHAFRNALLPIVTLLGLSTPLLVSGAVITETIYGWPGVGRLAVESISSGDVPILLGVVLVASIAVQLGNLGADLAVARLDPRIRLDGGSR, from the coding sequence ATGACGTCGCTGCTCGCGCGAAGGCTGCTGCGCGGCGTGCTCGTGGTGTGGGCCGCCGTGAGCCTGGTGTTCCTGCTCGCGCATGGCGCGGGCGATCCCGCGGTCTCGATGCTCGGTGCGCGCGCGACGCCGGAGCGGGTCCGCGAGTTCAACGCGGCGCACGGGCTCGATGCGCCGCTTCACGAGCAGTACGCGCGGTTCTGGGGCGGCGTGCTGACGGGCGATCTCGGGACGTCGTGGCGCGACGAGCAGCCGGTCGCGCGTGTGCTCGGGACGCGCCTGCCGCGCACGATGCTGCTCGGCGGGATCGCGCTCGCGCTCGAGGTGATGATCGGGCTCGGCATCGGCACCCTCGCGGCGCTGCGTCGCAACGGGCCGCTCGACACGCTGGTGATGGCGATCGCGTTCCTCGGCATCAGCGCGCCGACGTTCCTCACGGGGCTGGTGTTCCTGCAGATCTTCGCGTTCCGGCTCGGCTGGTTCCCGGTGGGCGGATACGGCGTCGACGCGCTCGATCACGTGCGCCACGCGATGCTCCCGGCGCTCACGCTCGCGATCGTCGGCGCCGCGACCTACGCGCGCATCATGCGGAGCGAGATGATCGAGACGCTGCGCCAGGACTACGTGCGCACCGCGCGCGCGAAGGGCCTCTCGCCGATCCACGTGGTGCGTCACGCGTTCCGGAACGCGCTGCTGCCGATCGTCACGCTGCTCGGTCTCTCGACGCCGCTGCTCGTCTCGGGCGCGGTGATCACGGAGACGATCTACGGCTGGCCCGGCGTGGGCCGGCTCGCGGTGGAGTCGATCTCGAGCGGCGACGTCCCCATCCTGCTCGGCGTCGTGCTCGTCGCATCGATCGCGGTGCAGCTCGGCAACCTCGGCGCCGACCTCGCGGTGGCGCGCCTCGACCCGCGCATCCGCCTCGACGGCGGCTCCCGCTGA